The genome window CtccaacaaaataaaaataagaggccagaggagaggtcaatttcaggtcaCAAAGGTAAACATAGCACTGGGTGGTACCGAGGATGTTGTGGACGAGAGGCAAACTGCAGGAATTGTCATATTCTGCAGATTAGTCCAGTGAACTACCTATGTACCATCACTCAACGCTTTTTACATGTGGACTAAGACTTGCAGACAACGCATGATGAATTATGGATAAAACAACTGCCATGTGCATTATTCTTATTGTCTCATCCTCAGCCGCAGCCTAGCTTGGAAGTTTTCGCACTATGGTTTAACGCACTCGTGCTGCTGAATGATACTTGCGCCTCTATAATCAGCGGTTGTAAGAGTTGGGTATGACAAGTTGATGACCTGTTGACCTAAGTGTGTGAGGCAGGGACAAGAGGCCAGAATGGGGATGCAGCCGGTGGTACGTTACAGTAGCCCCCATGCAAAAACCTTGTACAATCACCACACCAAACACCTTAAAGGTTTATTATAGTAATCATATTGATTCGATATCTAACCTTATCATttcagcaaaaaaaaatataggagagCTTGAAACTATAAAAATGGATGAAAGTCCTGAGGTGGCAATGCCAATCAACCATTTGTACATTTTTCAATGTCACACAAGTAACATTTTCATTATTAATGGCATTTTTCAGTAACCAATTTGACATTATTTGCAAGATCCCACTGTATGAAGTGACTCAGCCTGGTGACCATGAATTGCTTTGATATATCATGCTGCAAGGATGCCTCACCATTTTCATCCCCACAACTCAAGTATACATAATGAAAATCAAGTGTTCAGCTATAATTCCCTATAACCTATAATAATGATATAGTGGCAATTATACAACTATTATGTTCACAATGGTGCTACAACCAAACCTTGATTCAGAGCTGCTGTATTCAGCTGTCATGAGCAGTGCATCACTTCTCATTCCCTGGTTCCTTAATTATAATTAAGTAATGAAGCACTCATGATATGAAAAATCATttgacccaaaaaataaaaccatTAATTATCGTAAACATTAGTTATTCTGATTCTCCAAATTGTAATATGATATATGTCTCTGTAAAGCAGTAAGATTTACATGAAAACAAGAAGACTTAGAGGTAAAGTATAAAATTCAATACTCCTGGGTGGCGGTTGGAGTGAAATTGAAATGTTTGATCACTTGATTCCTAGATCATCAATTTGTGAATACATGAGTGAAATCACAATAACATATGTAGGATTAAAATAATGGAATCACTACTGTAGTTTTTCCCAATAACAGGATACCCAGTCACATATGCTTCCAACAAGTGGACTCGTACCTACTGCCTACTGTCACTACAGCACAATGTGACTAGAAGTAATGTTTTGAAGTCATTAACCATTCAGTCATGTGCTaatcaaaacaaaataataaaatcaaTGGAATGTGTCATGCATACATGTAAAATATCAGATTTATATAAAATGTAATTATATAAAAATACTTGTAACATCTTGATTCTCTATCAATAAATTCTACTATTTATTGGTAAAATGGATTCCAATTATGATCCCAATGATAGCAAGGACTATAAACAGAATAAGGATGCAGACACACAGCTTCCGTCGACTCTTGTTCTGAAAATAGGAAAAGCTGTTTAATATATGACCCACTGATGACTCTTCTGCAACACTGTTGAGGTAGAAAAGCATGCATAGATACTTTATTAGTAGGTTTTTGAGATCAAAAGCCCTTGATGTATCTTCTCTGGTGTGAAAAATAAATCATTGTAAATTAAAACATTATAAAGCATTATGAAGTGCTAGGAACAGCTTCCACtgtgaaaaatgtataaaatattcTACTGTggtttattttattaatttcctcAAAAAAATCCACTACTACGCAAACTACAGTCATCGCACACTACATTGTTCCGAGCTcaacctcctccctcaccctcaccctccctctaaGGTAACACTGACTCCTGATTGAACCCACCTTTCATCCAACCAACAGCTCCCATAGCTAGGGAAGAGGGGCAGGACTTGTGGGTCAATTTAGTGCACAGTAATTATAGTGAAAGTGAAGCCATGAATGGTGAGGGCATGCAGAATACATTAATGTAAATTTTGGGAGCTTTCCAGCTCATGGCCAGATGAAACAACACCACCACTGAGTGTACTGAGTGGCAGACATTCCATGAGTTACAGTCAGTGTTCAATAAATGTTTATTTTATAGGAATTGATGGTTtaaaataaaactgaaataaTACCATCAATGCTTGACTGTTGATACAACGTGCACTGTTCACACACTCATAATCAGATACAAAAAAATCAATACTGCCTCTGTGCAAAATATCTGGCAAATATCCTGAGAAATACAGTCAAGATATTGAGAAAAAAATTATACTACATGGAAATTATTATTAGACAAAATTTTAAATGGTAAATCTTAAATCTAGGAGGTCCGGGTGTGGAAAATCAAGGTATACTTCTCTACATATACAACCAAGTGCAAGGTAAATCATTCGAAAATTTCCCACCTGGTAACGGGCTGCCTTGATGAGTTCCTCTCTACCCTCCTCTACGTGTCCAGCAGCAGCTTCAACATTGTTCTCTATTGAATCTGCAAAAGGAAATAAATTCCCCATATTAGAGGCAGAATTCTTTAATATCTAGTACATCATTTAATATCCTTTTCTCAGTGAAAGCCCTCAGGTGAGTGTTCAATAACACAAATCACCAGGAAGATGGTGTTTGCCTTGTCAAGGGTTTAATGTACTTAGCATCCCTGCCTCATCTCAAATAGAGGAAGGGTTTTCCGATCACATGCTCATGCACATTGCCTCACCTTGGCTCCACAGGCGTGGGCCCACCCACAATGTTAACCAAGTCATTTCAGTTTTCAGTTCAGTACTTCTTGTTGAATTTTTTAAACAAGGTATGAACAGCCCTGCATtgaaaaataaaaccaaacaaGGTCACCACACAATAAGTTTTCTTGTGCAATGGTTTTGACTTACCTACAACGTCGCCCTGAGCAGTGACCATGGAGGAAAGGTCTCTCATGATCTCATTGATGTCAATTATGTCAGACTCCAGCTGTTTGACTCTCTGCTCCCGCTCCAAGTGCATGGCAGTTTCAAACTCTAGATCCTGTGAATTAAATATTTTGCTTATTATTGTTTCAATTAGATAAATATTATGAGGCACTCACATGGTTTCAATGCATGgaatgtaattttttttgtcaATCTTTTGAGTACAACCTTGTCCAATATATTTTAGCAggcatgaagaaaataatatgctCCAGCTAAATGCACATTCATACATTAAACCTGTATTTATCAAATGAATAAATAGCTTGTCTCATTAAGTATCAAAATAATTTCTACAATAAATATAACTTGGGTTACCcctatttccttcattttggCAAGCCTTTGCTGTTCTGCTACAATCAAGGTATCCGTGGTAGATGCACTGTCCTGCTCCATAGCCACCATGTCCGCCGGAAGTCGTGCTGTTCTCAATGTGCTCACCACTCTCTGCAGTGAAGATAAAACAGGAATGACCTCTTACACTCTCAGTAAACCCAAGTTAATTCATAGTTTTCTATAAAATTAAATCAGTTAATGATTGTAACAAAATTAAACTAAGCCTTTTACATTTTTCTAAAGGAAGCAATCTTCTATATCTCAAGGTAAGTATGTAGTAGtcctgcaattttttttttaaaaggtaaagacCAAGAAACAATTGTGGTGAATTTCATTGCAttcatatcatcattattatcataagTATTTCCTGCATAGGGAGGACAGAAGTTAAGAAAAGTTCTAGGAAACTTTTGTTGTacgagcaagagaaagaaagatcaccCAATAAAATAGGTTACCTAGCATTGAAGTTGCACAACTCCCAAGCCTGACAGTGGCTGCAACAGCAATGTATAAACCTGCCACCAACACCATCTCCCCACAACTCCTTGACAGTCTGTTGAGACAGGAGCTTTTCAGTTAAAACAGAGATCCTTCAGCAATTCTCCTTAGCTGAGCTCAAATAACCAATGTCATGTATAATTTTAATATGGTAAAGCCTCTAGGAATTGGACCTCTACATTTCAGATATCGGATACATCAGACTCTTTCAGAGTTCCTGACACATATCCAAAAATCGCCCAAAAATCCAGGATATACAGCACCTGTCCAGGAAGCATCAGTATGGATGTCGTAAATCACTCAAAGATCTGGTCTGGGGGAGGCGGTACCCAGGTGGTCAGTATGCTAGCGTGGTGAGCCTGTGGAcctaggttcaagtcccaccaaaACATGATTTTTTAAACAAACACCAActggcagaagattacccacatgctggccagatattcaatcaaccctaacttcagcgacttcggtcaagaagAGCATTGGAGGGCAACACAGGCCAAGCATGAATCACATGTCATAGTATCATGATAACCACTATAAATTCACCTGAGCCACCAGCAGGCTGGGGTTACCCAAGTGAACCTTCAAGACAGCCTACCAGCACTATAGGCAGtgcctaaaagaaaaaaagataaataaataaataaaaaaggaatctGGCATGAGTCCAGCCTGCATCATTTCAAAGCAAAGCCTGCCTGTCTCTCACACCTCCTGAACCTCCACTGGTGCAGGGCAAGAGGAACACGACCGCTCACTGGCCGATTTCATTTTTCGATCAGATGGAGAAACGGGGAACAGTTTGATTACTTTTCAAATTCAGCAATAGTTTAGATTTGTGTGCACCCGACAACCTATAACTCATTCACCCAAAACTAGCTCTCCAGATGCATATAGCATGACTCATAATTTCCTGTTCTGTGCTTTGTTTAAAATTGTCACCCTCAACCTTGCCACCTCACCTTTGCCACTGCGTTGCACAAGCCAGTACTCCAGAgcaatataaatttatattaatatGGCCCTCCTCTGCTCCAGCTCCCTTGTTGTGTCTTAATCATTTATGGAAGAAACTATCATAAGTGCTGgtcaactctggaacagccttactTGGTCAAGCACAAGCTTTTTTTAAAttggcttttttcttttttttaaatattttggaTAGGGTCTTTACTGCTCTACACAGTAATCTATCATCAACAAGCAGTCTATAGCAAGTCAAGTGTTGAAAGTGGAAAATCACTGATATATATGtatagtaggaagagaagaagacctAGGACAGTGCATTGTGGGACACTGGAAGCGTCAGGGGCAGCGCATCAAGTTGGACAGATTAACAAGAAAGTGTTACCTTTTGAATTTCAGCAAAGCGCGAGGCAGTGGCCTGGAATTCATTGTGTAACCTGTCAGCTTGGACTCGTCGCTGCCTGTCCCCTTGAGCGAGGGGCTGAAGGGTGCGCAGGAGTCCAGTGGTGTCTTGTACCGAGGATCCAGCACTGCCGTTAATCTGTGAACTGATGCAAAGGTAATAATAAGCAATAAAAATAGATGTATTGAATGAGAAGCACACAAATATTCTCTTTATGATATGTTACCATAATCAATGAAAAACAAGACTTATTTTATTCCCCAATAATACGCCACCTAACGCCAAACAAAATGTAACTGCAATGTAAtttgaagagaatgaaaaaataaatgataccGGTATTGCATTTTGTTGCAAACTCAAACTTGAAACTTACATTCTGTCTCTTAGCTGCTGGTTGTCTGTAGGTGTTCCAACTTGCTTCAATGAGCGATCAAGTGTGCTGGTGGCATTGTTGATCGAAAAGAGATTCGTAGTGATCTTGTCACATAACTGAAAATTCAATAAAGATCAAAATATCATTCAGTGTACAATAATTATACAGGAAGCActcatcaaaatatttaaaatgacACATGTGAACCACCTACAAAAATCTTTCCCTGAAAATCCATCAGCACAGTGTCCTTTTGTAAAGGAGATTTATGTTCAGTCAACTAGATTTATTTACCAACATACATACCCACAACCACTGCAACAAGCGTCCAAGATTTATAAATTTTACAAGACATTTTTGTGTGAGTAAGCCTGAAATTAAGGATAATATATAACCTAGAGGTACCCAAGGCCcttctatccacacacacacacacaaaaaaaaatatgtgactAGTTAAGTCTTTCACTGAGGCATGTTTAAAGCATTGGCTATTGTACAAAACTTGCAAGTCATTCCCTATTATAAAACAACCTTTGCAACCTCATGAGAACATGACTCAAGTTCAAAGCTCACTCTGTTTATAAAGAATTTGTAATTCTTTGAAGCTTTCAATAAGTGTTCTTACATGCCTAGAATGAATGATGCAAATCAAATCAATGTAATGGCAACAGGTATTTATAATGCAAATGTAAATAATCATGGTCTTGATGTATGCAAGATTGTTACTGGATGTATAATGACATCTATTCCTTTACCAAATTACCTTTCATACTATGAGAATTCATTTTTGTGTGTAATATATAATAATTCTTACCTGGAAGAATTCAGTTCCTGATCTTGGAGAAGGAGCAAAACCCACAGCAGGGGCAACAGAGCCATAGCTACGCGGGGGTCCATTCCTACTCTCATCACCAATCCTTGAGTAGCCAGACGCCATTTTGGTTCACTTGACTGACGTGTGCTAGACCTGCAAGGTTTCCAAAGGATAAAAATCATTGAATTCTACACATGAGAATCCAGGCTAAGACCTACAGTTATTAAGGCAAAAACCTCTCTAAAATGATGGAAGGAGTTAGAAAACAATTTTTTTTGTTACAAAAGCAATAACCTCTCCAAAATGATGCACGGGGTTAGAAAACAAGTCAGCTCTGTTACAGACATGAACTTTCATTCAGAGGAATATAACCTTACAAGAATGCATGCTAAATAAACTACTCTGAAAGGCAAGTTACAAAAAAGTTAAGTTCTTGTCTCCTCATAACAGTAACACT of Eriocheir sinensis breed Jianghai 21 chromosome 14, ASM2467909v1, whole genome shotgun sequence contains these proteins:
- the LOC126998609 gene encoding syntaxin-12-like; protein product: MASGYSRIGDESRNGPPRSYGSVAPAVGFAPSPRSGTEFFQLCDKITTNLFSINNATSTLDRSLKQVGTPTDNQQLRDRISQINGSAGSSVQDTTGLLRTLQPLAQGDRQRRVQADRLHNEFQATASRFAEIQKRVVSTLRTARLPADMVAMEQDSASTTDTLIVAEQQRLAKMKEIGDLEFETAMHLEREQRVKQLESDIIDINEIMRDLSSMVTAQGDVVDSIENNVEAAAGHVEEGREELIKAARYQNKSRRKLCVCILILFIVLAIIGIIIGIHFTNK